The Candidatus Eremiobacteraceae bacterium region GCGACCGAAACCCAGTTGTTCGGCTTCCGCGATCCGTGGGGCGTGCGGCCGCTGTGCATCGGGCGCTATGGCAGCGGCTATGCGCTCGCGTCGGAATCGTGCGCGCTTGCCACCATCGGGGCGGAATACATCCGCGAGGTAGAGCCGGGCGAGATCATCATCATCGACAAAGACGGCATGCGCAGCCGAATGGTCGAGAACGACATCAAGCCGGCCAACTGCATCTTCGAGTATATCTATTTCTCGCGCCCCGACAGTCAGGTCGCCGGCCGCGAACTCTACCTCGCGCGCTACCAGATGGGACGCAACATCGCCAAGGAAGCGCCGGTGGAGGCCGACGTCGTCATGGGCGTGCCCGACAGCGCGACGGCAGCGGCGATCGGATATTCCGACGAGTCCGGCATCCCGTATATCGAAGGCTTGATGAAGAACCGCTACATCGGGCGCACGTTCATCAATCCGGATCACCGCATGCGCGTGCAGGGCGTG contains the following coding sequences:
- a CDS encoding amidophosphoribosyltransferase; this encodes ATETQLFGFRDPWGVRPLCIGRYGSGYALASESCALATIGAEYIREVEPGEIIIIDKDGMRSRMVENDIKPANCIFEYIYFSRPDSQVAGRELYLARYQMGRNIAKEAPVEADVVMGVPDSATAAAIGYSDESGIPYIEGLMKNRYIGRTFINPDHRMRVQGVKLKFNPLHANLAGKRVVLIDDSIVRGTTTKQLVALLRKAGAKEVHVRVTCPPMRHPCFLGVDTATYEELIAANLSVPEIQSTINADSLAYLSEEGLVASTARERKEFCMGCFTGRYPEGIHEELDGRVREPEKAKV